The Gammaproteobacteria bacterium genome has a window encoding:
- the bamC gene encoding outer membrane protein assembly factor BamC — MSRLFPHSIIVLCLTALSACGTISAKLDEMGQDQRTDYKKSQTLPPLEVPPDLTSSTIDESLVVPDITPSGSATFSAYSGERNDPAAARGENVLPAQDTVRMEREGDKRWLVIKGEPAQIWPKVREFFIQSGFLIKQEDPKIGIMETDWMENRADIPKDPIRSVLSKVFDSLYSAATRDKFRVRLERGKEDGTTELYISHRGVEEVVKGTDTIWQSRPSDPELEVEMLNRLVVSFGMDEQKAKALLAQAAPERPRTALTRDAGGQTALTVEEDFSRAWRRTGLALDRVGFTVEDRDRSRGLYFVRYADPLKDEKKDAGFLSKLKFWGGKDDKAIAEQYLVSLISAESKTRIVILNKDGKPENSETSNRILALLEEQLK, encoded by the coding sequence ATGAGCAGACTGTTTCCACACTCTATTATTGTTCTCTGCCTGACGGCGCTCAGCGCCTGCGGCACAATCTCCGCCAAGCTGGATGAGATGGGCCAGGACCAGAGAACCGATTATAAAAAAAGCCAGACCCTGCCCCCGCTGGAGGTGCCACCCGACCTCACCAGCTCGACCATAGATGAAAGCCTGGTCGTGCCGGACATCACCCCGTCGGGCAGCGCCACCTTCTCTGCCTACAGCGGGGAGCGCAACGACCCGGCCGCCGCGCGCGGCGAGAACGTGTTGCCCGCACAAGACACCGTTCGCATGGAGCGCGAAGGCGACAAGCGCTGGCTGGTCATCAAGGGCGAGCCGGCGCAGATCTGGCCCAAGGTGCGCGAGTTTTTTATCCAAAGCGGCTTCCTCATCAAACAGGAAGATCCCAAGATCGGCATCATGGAGACCGACTGGATGGAGAACCGCGCCGACATCCCCAAAGATCCGATCCGCTCGGTGCTGAGCAAGGTGTTCGATTCGCTTTACTCGGCCGCGACGCGCGACAAGTTCCGCGTCCGGTTGGAGCGCGGCAAGGAGGATGGCACCACCGAGCTGTATATCTCACACCGTGGCGTCGAAGAGGTGGTAAAGGGTACCGATACCATCTGGCAGTCGCGGCCCTCCGACCCGGAACTCGAGGTCGAGATGTTGAACCGGCTGGTCGTGTCGTTTGGCATGGATGAACAAAAGGCCAAGGCGTTGCTCGCCCAAGCCGCGCCTGAGCGTCCGCGCACCGCGCTCACGCGCGATGCCGGCGGCCAGACTGCATTGACGGTCGAGGAAGATTTCTCGCGCGCCTGGCGGCGCACCGGACTCGCCCTCGATCGCGTCGGCTTCACCGTCGAAGACCGTGACCGCTCGCGCGGCCTGTATTTTGTGCGCTATGCCGACCCGCTCAAGGATGAGAAAAAAGATGCAGGATTTCTATCGAAATTGAAATTCTGGGGAGGCAAGGATGACAAAGCCATCGCCGAGCAATACCTGGTCAGCCTGATCAGCGCCGAGTCCAAGACGCGCATCGTGATACTCAACAAAGACGGCAAGCCCGAGAATTCAGAGACCTCCAACCGCATCCTGGCTTTGCTTGAAGAGCAGTTGAAGTAA
- a CDS encoding MBL fold metallo-hydrolase: MRFASLGSGSRGNALLIEHGDSCVLVDCGFTLAETERRLARLEKSAEQLTAVLVTHEHADHVGGVGLLARKYSLPVWMTPGTWSPARFGDIPRLNFFSSHTPFTLGCLQIHPFPVPHDAREPAQFVFDDGRHRAGLLTDTGRSTAHIEEMLNRCDALLLECNHDPAMLTNGHYSASLKQRVGGPLGHLSNDQAAQLLARLDHSRLQHVVAMHLSEHNNTPQLACRALCEALRCTEEEVIVADQRAGLAWQVLA; this comes from the coding sequence GTGCGCTTCGCCAGCTTGGGCAGCGGTAGTCGCGGTAACGCGCTGCTGATCGAGCACGGCGACAGTTGTGTACTGGTGGACTGCGGCTTTACTCTGGCGGAGACCGAGAGACGCCTGGCGCGGCTCGAGAAATCGGCCGAACAGCTCACCGCCGTCCTCGTCACCCACGAACACGCCGATCACGTAGGAGGGGTGGGCCTGTTGGCGCGCAAATATTCTCTGCCCGTGTGGATGACGCCCGGCACCTGGTCGCCCGCCCGCTTTGGCGACATTCCTCGCTTAAACTTTTTCAGCAGCCACACGCCGTTTACTCTGGGCTGCCTACAGATACACCCCTTTCCGGTACCGCACGATGCCCGCGAACCCGCTCAGTTTGTATTTGATGACGGGCGTCACCGCGCGGGCCTCCTGACGGATACCGGCCGCAGCACGGCGCACATCGAAGAGATGTTGAACCGCTGCGATGCGCTGCTCCTGGAATGCAACCACGATCCGGCGATGCTGACTAACGGCCACTACAGCGCGAGCCTGAAACAGCGCGTCGGCGGACCGTTGGGGCATCTTTCCAACGACCAGGCCGCGCAACTGCTGGCGCGTCTGGATCATTCACGGCTGCAGCACGTCGTCGCCATGCATCTTAGCGAGCACAACAACACCCCGCAGCTTGCGTGCCGGGCACTCTGCGAGGCGCTACGCTGCACGGAAGAAGAGGTGATCGTGGCGGACCAGCGCGCCGGGTTGGCCTGGCAGGTGCTGGCGTAG